One genomic window of Solanum dulcamara chromosome 12, daSolDulc1.2, whole genome shotgun sequence includes the following:
- the LOC129876499 gene encoding lysine histidine transporter-like 8 codes for MGDVEAAERHRIERSFSSFKIIPFDDGDGDTHPSERTDILPVDGIRGGDDEKKDTNVLEEINSWLPITELRKGNAYTAMFHLLSSGIGTPALVLPFAFTSLGWSWGIVVLTVIFAWRLYTMWLLVHLHESINGTRYSRYLQLSIAAFGEKLGKCLSIFPIMYLSGGTCVMSIIAGGRTLQLFYNVMCQTDHNCLQKSLSGAQWFLLFVCLAILIAQFFPNLHSLAWVSFVGSVLGVAYFTLLWALSISKGRPNGVSYNPSDNVTTTMARFRAILNGVAIVAIAFRGHNLVLEIQGTLPTNPKHPTRTSMWRGVIASYSFVAVCVFPLAIGGYWAYGNLMPANGIMGAIAKYHQESIPKWLTGTIYMMVVIQCICSFQIYAMPVFDNLERIYVSRHHKASPRRVRSCIKLFFGGLTYFISVAFPFLGSLAAFVGGIALPLSLVYPCFMWISIKKPQRNSLMYCLNMFLGCLGILISVVQVAGALWNLVVDKLDANFFNP; via the exons ATGGGAGATGTCGAGGCGGCTGAACGACACCGTATAGAGAGATCTTTCTCTTCATTCAAAATTATACCCTTTGATGATGGTGACGGCGATACTCATCCTTCGGAACGAACAGATATTTTGCCGGTTGATGGCATTCGCGGCGGCGACGATGAGAAGAAGGATACGAATGTTCTAGAAGAAATAAACAGCTGGCTACCCATAACGGAATTGAGAAAGGGGAATGCTTATACTGCGATGTTTCATCTACTCTCTTCCGGTATCGGAACTCCGGCACTTGTTCTCCCCTTCGCTTTCACCTCTCTCGGATG GTCATGGGGAATAGTGGTTCTCACTGTGATTTTTGCATGGCGGCTCTACACGATGTGGCTCTTAGTTCATCTTCACGAATCGATCAATGGAACTCGTTATAGCAGATACCTTCAACTCTCCATTGCAGCATTCG GGGAAAAACTGGGGAAATGCCTTTCCATTTTCCCAATAATGTACCTATCAGGGGGCACTTGTGTCATGTCAATAATCGCAGGGGGACGCACCCTACAACTTTTCTACAATGTCATGTGTCAAACTGATCACAATTGTCTTCAAAAATCTCTAAGTGGAGCTCAATGGTTCTTATTGTTTGTATGTCTTGCCATTTTAATTGCCCAATTCTTTCCCAATTTGCACTCTTTGGCTTGGGTCTCCTTTGTTGGTTCAGTCTTGGGTGTGGCCTATTTCACTCTGCTTTGGGCACTCTCCATTAGTAAAGGCAGGCCTAATGGAGTCTCTTACAATCCGTCTGATAATGTAACGACAACTATGGCTCGATTTCGCGCTATCCTAAATGGTGTTGCTATCGTTGCTATTGCTTTCAGAGGTCACAATCTAGTTTTGGAAATACAG GGGACATTACCGACAAATCCAAAACATCCTACAAGGACAAGTATGTGGAGAGGAGTGATAGCATCGTACTCTTTTGTCGCAGTGTGTGTATTTCCCTTGGCAATTGGAGGATATTGGGCTTATGGAAATCTG ATGCCTGCAAATGGAATTATGGGTGCAATTGCCAAGTACCACCAAGAAAGCATTCCAAAATGGTTAACAGGCACAATATACATGATGGTAGTGATCCAATGTATATGCTCATTTCAAATTTACGCCATGCCCGTCTTCGACAACTTGGAAAGAATATACGTAAGCAGGCACCACAAGGCGAGCCCAAGGAGGGTTCGTTCATGCATCAAGCTCTTCTTCGGTGGATTGACATATTTTATATCCGTAGCATTCCCATTCTTGGGAAGCTTGGCTGCGTTTGTGGGCGGAATTGCGCTGCCATTGTCTCTTGTTTACCCTTGCTTCATGTGGATTTCAATCAAGAAACCTCAAAGAAATAGCTTAATGTATTGTCTCAACATGTTTCTTGGGTGTTTGGGCATATTGATCAGTGTTGTGCAAGTTGCTGGTGCATTGTGGAATCTTGTGGTTGATAAATTGGACGCCAATTTTTTTAATCCTTAG